A section of the Pygocentrus nattereri isolate fPygNat1 chromosome 18, fPygNat1.pri, whole genome shotgun sequence genome encodes:
- the LOC108413356 gene encoding fibroblast growth factor receptor homolog 1-like isoform X2, which translates to MAACNCTTKPDERGDSNVPDMMLYIIITASVFILLIIGMALMWLKKYRFLMRTIRKLQNVEQPMTEQLSPVDPEADPLKQNFSPVTHAAVKPRESNLIISRPRRQSSKSASRALQRSPQTDGRFNKNDLILHQLIKAGGEGVFYKANMMHGTIKGHSMFTCKIFKKGCSHRQVEREVSVMQKLGTHKNLLQLLDWDITEAPYMLVMEYVAHGTLRSFLQVNQERLCRDQELQQLFTTATYHIAHAMEHMRSKMIVHCDLALRNILVHSFPHEVKVAEFGLAREIARTWSRSSSCKKDYRQRIPSRWYPPEYFKSDVYGFKGDVWAFGIVIWEMQTFGTLPYPNLNTSEEVARYVCAGHRNGEPEQCRPEMIQMMKDCWQEPYSMRPSFKDIVRVLENILENDHDYLDLDKRNQRASMESEESQPSLKTEVYCNTDEC; encoded by the exons ATGGCAGCCTGTAACTGCACAACAAAGCCAGATGAGAGGGGTGATTCAA ATGTGCCTGATATGATGCTCTACATAATTATAACTGCATCTGTCTTCATACTTCTCATCATTGGAATGGCCTTAATGTGGCTGAAAAA GTACAGGTTCCTAATGCGCACCATAAGGAAGCTACAGAATGTAGAACAGCCAATGACAGAACAGCTGTCCCCTGTGGACCCTGAAGCTGATCCTTTGAAGCAAAACTTCTCACCTGTGACACATGCAGCAGTCAAACCAAGAGAAAGCAACCTTATTATCTCCAGACCCAGAAGACAAAGCAGCAAGTCAGCTTCAAGAGCTCTGCAGAGGTCACCACAAACG gaTGGCCGATTTAATAAGAACGACCTCATTTTGCATCAGCTCATCAAAGCTGGAGGAGAGGGAGTGTTCTATAAAGCAAACATGATGCATGGAACCATCAAAGGCCACAGCATGTTCACCTGTAAGATCTTCAAAAAAG GTTGCAGCCATAGGCAGGTGGAAAGAGAGGTTTCAGTCATGCAGAAGCTGGGAACACACAAAAACCTGCTGCAGCTTTTGGATTGGGACATCACAGAAG CTCCGTATATGTTGGTTATGGAGTATGTAGCCCATGGGACCCTACGCAGTTTCCTGCAGGTGAATCAAGAAAGACTGTGCAGGGATCAAGAGCTCCAGCAGCTCTTCACCACCGCAACCTACCATATAGCACACGCCATGGAGCACATGCGCTCTAAAATG ATAGTGCACTGTGACCTGGCACTGAGGAATATATTGGTGCACAGTTTTCCCCATGAAGTAAAGGTAGCTGAGTTTGGACTGGCCAGAGAAATTGCACGGACATGgagcagaagcagcagctgCAAAAAGGACTACAGG CAACGAATTCCCTCGCGGTGGTACCCTCCAGAGTATTTCAAGAGTGATGTCTATGGATTCAAAGGGGACGTCTGGGCATTTGGCATTGTAATATGGGAGATGCAAACATTTG GCACATTGCCTTACCCTAACCTGAACACATCAGAGGAAGTAGCTCGCTATGTGTGTGCTGGCCACAGAAATGGTGAGCCTGAACAGTGCAGGCCGGAGAT GATACAAATGATGAAAGACTGCTGGCAAGAGCCCTATTCTATGAGGCCTTCTTTCAAGGATATTGTTAGAGTTCTGGAAAACATTCTTGAAAATGACCAT GACTACTTGGACTTGGACAAGAGAAATCAGAGGGCCTCAATGGAATCTGAAGAGTCTCAACCAAGTTTGAAAACTGAGGTGTATTGTAACACAGACGAATGTTAG
- the LOC108413356 gene encoding fibroblast growth factor receptor homolog 1-like isoform X1 → MAACNCTTKPDERGDSSESFDVPDMMLYIIITASVFILLIIGMALMWLKKYRFLMRTIRKLQNVEQPMTEQLSPVDPEADPLKQNFSPVTHAAVKPRESNLIISRPRRQSSKSASRALQRSPQTDGRFNKNDLILHQLIKAGGEGVFYKANMMHGTIKGHSMFTCKIFKKGCSHRQVEREVSVMQKLGTHKNLLQLLDWDITEAPYMLVMEYVAHGTLRSFLQVNQERLCRDQELQQLFTTATYHIAHAMEHMRSKMIVHCDLALRNILVHSFPHEVKVAEFGLAREIARTWSRSSSCKKDYRQRIPSRWYPPEYFKSDVYGFKGDVWAFGIVIWEMQTFGTLPYPNLNTSEEVARYVCAGHRNGEPEQCRPEMIQMMKDCWQEPYSMRPSFKDIVRVLENILENDHDYLDLDKRNQRASMESEESQPSLKTEVYCNTDEC, encoded by the exons ATGGCAGCCTGTAACTGCACAACAAAGCCAGATGAGAGGGGTGATTCAAGTGAGTCATTTG ATGTGCCTGATATGATGCTCTACATAATTATAACTGCATCTGTCTTCATACTTCTCATCATTGGAATGGCCTTAATGTGGCTGAAAAA GTACAGGTTCCTAATGCGCACCATAAGGAAGCTACAGAATGTAGAACAGCCAATGACAGAACAGCTGTCCCCTGTGGACCCTGAAGCTGATCCTTTGAAGCAAAACTTCTCACCTGTGACACATGCAGCAGTCAAACCAAGAGAAAGCAACCTTATTATCTCCAGACCCAGAAGACAAAGCAGCAAGTCAGCTTCAAGAGCTCTGCAGAGGTCACCACAAACG gaTGGCCGATTTAATAAGAACGACCTCATTTTGCATCAGCTCATCAAAGCTGGAGGAGAGGGAGTGTTCTATAAAGCAAACATGATGCATGGAACCATCAAAGGCCACAGCATGTTCACCTGTAAGATCTTCAAAAAAG GTTGCAGCCATAGGCAGGTGGAAAGAGAGGTTTCAGTCATGCAGAAGCTGGGAACACACAAAAACCTGCTGCAGCTTTTGGATTGGGACATCACAGAAG CTCCGTATATGTTGGTTATGGAGTATGTAGCCCATGGGACCCTACGCAGTTTCCTGCAGGTGAATCAAGAAAGACTGTGCAGGGATCAAGAGCTCCAGCAGCTCTTCACCACCGCAACCTACCATATAGCACACGCCATGGAGCACATGCGCTCTAAAATG ATAGTGCACTGTGACCTGGCACTGAGGAATATATTGGTGCACAGTTTTCCCCATGAAGTAAAGGTAGCTGAGTTTGGACTGGCCAGAGAAATTGCACGGACATGgagcagaagcagcagctgCAAAAAGGACTACAGG CAACGAATTCCCTCGCGGTGGTACCCTCCAGAGTATTTCAAGAGTGATGTCTATGGATTCAAAGGGGACGTCTGGGCATTTGGCATTGTAATATGGGAGATGCAAACATTTG GCACATTGCCTTACCCTAACCTGAACACATCAGAGGAAGTAGCTCGCTATGTGTGTGCTGGCCACAGAAATGGTGAGCCTGAACAGTGCAGGCCGGAGAT GATACAAATGATGAAAGACTGCTGGCAAGAGCCCTATTCTATGAGGCCTTCTTTCAAGGATATTGTTAGAGTTCTGGAAAACATTCTTGAAAATGACCAT GACTACTTGGACTTGGACAAGAGAAATCAGAGGGCCTCAATGGAATCTGAAGAGTCTCAACCAAGTTTGAAAACTGAGGTGTATTGTAACACAGACGAATGTTAG
- the LOC108413356 gene encoding fibroblast growth factor receptor homolog 1-like isoform X3, giving the protein MKYRFLMRTIRKLQNVEQPMTEQLSPVDPEADPLKQNFSPVTHAAVKPRESNLIISRPRRQSSKSASRALQRSPQTDGRFNKNDLILHQLIKAGGEGVFYKANMMHGTIKGHSMFTCKIFKKGCSHRQVEREVSVMQKLGTHKNLLQLLDWDITEAPYMLVMEYVAHGTLRSFLQVNQERLCRDQELQQLFTTATYHIAHAMEHMRSKMIVHCDLALRNILVHSFPHEVKVAEFGLAREIARTWSRSSSCKKDYRQRIPSRWYPPEYFKSDVYGFKGDVWAFGIVIWEMQTFGTLPYPNLNTSEEVARYVCAGHRNGEPEQCRPEMIQMMKDCWQEPYSMRPSFKDIVRVLENILENDHDYLDLDKRNQRASMESEESQPSLKTEVYCNTDEC; this is encoded by the exons ATGAA GTACAGGTTCCTAATGCGCACCATAAGGAAGCTACAGAATGTAGAACAGCCAATGACAGAACAGCTGTCCCCTGTGGACCCTGAAGCTGATCCTTTGAAGCAAAACTTCTCACCTGTGACACATGCAGCAGTCAAACCAAGAGAAAGCAACCTTATTATCTCCAGACCCAGAAGACAAAGCAGCAAGTCAGCTTCAAGAGCTCTGCAGAGGTCACCACAAACG gaTGGCCGATTTAATAAGAACGACCTCATTTTGCATCAGCTCATCAAAGCTGGAGGAGAGGGAGTGTTCTATAAAGCAAACATGATGCATGGAACCATCAAAGGCCACAGCATGTTCACCTGTAAGATCTTCAAAAAAG GTTGCAGCCATAGGCAGGTGGAAAGAGAGGTTTCAGTCATGCAGAAGCTGGGAACACACAAAAACCTGCTGCAGCTTTTGGATTGGGACATCACAGAAG CTCCGTATATGTTGGTTATGGAGTATGTAGCCCATGGGACCCTACGCAGTTTCCTGCAGGTGAATCAAGAAAGACTGTGCAGGGATCAAGAGCTCCAGCAGCTCTTCACCACCGCAACCTACCATATAGCACACGCCATGGAGCACATGCGCTCTAAAATG ATAGTGCACTGTGACCTGGCACTGAGGAATATATTGGTGCACAGTTTTCCCCATGAAGTAAAGGTAGCTGAGTTTGGACTGGCCAGAGAAATTGCACGGACATGgagcagaagcagcagctgCAAAAAGGACTACAGG CAACGAATTCCCTCGCGGTGGTACCCTCCAGAGTATTTCAAGAGTGATGTCTATGGATTCAAAGGGGACGTCTGGGCATTTGGCATTGTAATATGGGAGATGCAAACATTTG GCACATTGCCTTACCCTAACCTGAACACATCAGAGGAAGTAGCTCGCTATGTGTGTGCTGGCCACAGAAATGGTGAGCCTGAACAGTGCAGGCCGGAGAT GATACAAATGATGAAAGACTGCTGGCAAGAGCCCTATTCTATGAGGCCTTCTTTCAAGGATATTGTTAGAGTTCTGGAAAACATTCTTGAAAATGACCAT GACTACTTGGACTTGGACAAGAGAAATCAGAGGGCCTCAATGGAATCTGAAGAGTCTCAACCAAGTTTGAAAACTGAGGTGTATTGTAACACAGACGAATGTTAG